The region CTAATTTCCTAAAGCTGGTCTCATCAGCTATAAATACTACCTCATAATATCTCTCAATCATGGCTCTCTCTAAGCTTCTAGCTGCTTCACTTCTTGCATCACTTCTCCTCCTCCATCTTGCTGATGCAGCAGATCAATCGGTACGTATATAGTTTTTGTTCATTAACTAATCACTTTCAATATAGTCTTTTACTAATTTATGTATGTTTTTGATGAACTGCAGCAACATGCAAAAACACAAAGCTCTCTTCTTCAGAAAATAGGTACAACTACAACATGCAAATTCATGCAGAATATAATATAAGAGTATTTAACATATATATGTGTGTGAttataattttgattaatttgaaaaCGTGATTACATGTTTCAGATTGTAATGGATCATGTGTTGCAAGGTGCCGTTTATCATCTCGACCAAGATTGTGTCAAAGAGCATGTGGAACATGTTGTAGAAGATGTAACTGCGTGCCACCTGGCACTGCTGGAAACCAAGAAAAGTGTCCTTGTTATGCAAGCTTGACTACTCATGGTGGCAAACGCAAGTGCCCTTAGAAAAACAAAAACTACCTTAATTGGAATTTGGACTCAGAATCTTTTATCATAAATATCCAAAACTAAGGTTGCCATGCATTAATGATAAAAATATAAGTATTCCTTAGTCACTATGGTCTGAACCACATGGAAAATAAAATATGTACGTTTTCAATACCTGTTGAGTTAGAGTGTTATTTCGTATTCACTTCTTTTGTATCATTTGTTCTAATGAGAATTTCTTGTTgaatattttaattttgaaataattCATTATTATTTTGCTTTCAAATATTTGTGGCGATTGGCAAAGTAGTTGTTATAAATAAATAGATTTCACAAGTTATATATATTTAAGATTCGAGTGAAATCGTTAGGGGTTCTGAGTTGATACGGTTTTAAAATATTAAACTTAATGGATTAATTGAGTTTTAAGGGTGTTGTTCCGATAGGACTAAGAATACTGCAAATAAAATACAATGACAAATATATAAAATGATTAAAAACTAATGTAAAAGATTGTATGAATTTAAAATAAAGTAACAAATTTTGTTCACATTGCATCGAATAAAGTGAATCTTGATACAGCATATGTTTGAATATTATGGGCTAGTGTTTTGGGAAGAAATGAACTAAAGATTAATCTCCTATTTATAATAGACAACCTTGTGTGCATGCCTAAAAATAACATGTTTAAACGAAAACTATCTTAACAACTTAGAAACAGTTCCTTAAACAAGTTTATTATTACATATATGAATTAGTTTATTTTTAAGTGGAAAAATGTTAAGTAAGATGTTACGAAAGTTGTTGGAACATATTGACTTTATTATTCATTAATGTGCAAATTTTGTAAAGATTTGGAATTTCTAATTGAAAATTGTTTAATTAAGAAAGATTTATATTGCAAGAGATTGGATGTGTTATGAATTTGTTTGTATCAAATGGATTTTTTAATTGGGTTGATGTCTAGATTGATTTTCCATGTGAATGGACAAGACAAAAGAGAATAATCGCATTCTGATAGATTAAATATTAAGTATTATAGTGTCTTACTTGTGTTCAACTCTATCATAGTGGTTGTATTTCGTGAAGCTTATCATGTTTTTATTAGGAATATCTGCAAACATTTGGAAAAATATTTAAGTGGAAGCGAGTGAATCTCATATTCAGAGGAAGTTTGAGTTGAAATTGATGAGTCTTAATAGAATAAAAATAAGTATTTGTTTTTATCATCTCCATCCGGACTTATCCTATATTCAAAGTTGTT is a window of Lathyrus oleraceus cultivar Zhongwan6 chromosome 6, CAAS_Psat_ZW6_1.0, whole genome shotgun sequence DNA encoding:
- the LOC127093464 gene encoding gibberellin-regulated protein 1 isoform X1, which gives rise to MALSKLLAASLLASLLLLHLADAADQSQHAKTQSSLLQKIDCNGSCVARCRLSSRPRLCQRACGTCCRRCNCVPPGTAGNQEKCPCYASLTTHGGKRKCP